From a region of the Geothrix sp. 21YS21S-2 genome:
- a CDS encoding hydrogenase small subunit, producing MSVSRESLWETMKEKGYSRREFMEFCGFAAVAAGLGTQATAAVAATFEKKGRPPVVWLHFQECTCCSESFIRGSHPVVADVLLDAISLDYTQTLQAAAGTAAEKCLHDTMKNYAGKYILLVEGSVPTGADGAYCCIAGESAEEILRKAARDAAAIIAWGNCASFGCVQAAKPNPTNATAISRLVGKPVINVPGCPPIADVMAAVVTHILMFGRGPELDALGRPKEFYGRRVHDTCYRRPYYDAGLFVDAWDDEGARKGYCLFRMGCRGPVTYNACSVTRWNGGVSYPIQSGHGCIGCSENGFWDNGPFYRHLPSTPGFGIESTADTIGLGLGIGVAVGVAAHAVTTNIRKRPLIAETVKESSPAGQTEDEGAK from the coding sequence ATGTCTGTTTCACGGGAATCCCTGTGGGAGACCATGAAGGAGAAGGGCTATAGCCGCCGGGAGTTCATGGAGTTCTGCGGATTCGCGGCCGTGGCGGCGGGACTGGGCACGCAGGCCACCGCGGCGGTGGCGGCCACCTTCGAGAAGAAGGGCCGGCCTCCGGTGGTGTGGCTCCACTTCCAGGAGTGCACCTGCTGCAGCGAGTCCTTCATCCGCGGCTCCCACCCGGTGGTGGCCGACGTGCTCCTGGACGCCATCTCCCTCGACTACACCCAGACCCTCCAGGCCGCCGCGGGCACCGCGGCCGAGAAGTGCCTGCACGACACCATGAAGAACTATGCGGGCAAGTACATCCTTCTGGTGGAGGGCTCGGTGCCCACCGGCGCGGACGGGGCCTACTGCTGCATCGCCGGCGAGAGCGCCGAGGAGATCCTCAGGAAGGCCGCCCGGGACGCCGCGGCCATCATCGCCTGGGGCAACTGCGCCTCCTTCGGCTGCGTCCAGGCCGCAAAGCCCAACCCCACGAACGCCACGGCCATCTCCAGGCTGGTAGGAAAGCCCGTGATCAACGTACCGGGATGCCCCCCGATCGCCGACGTCATGGCCGCGGTGGTGACCCACATCCTCATGTTCGGGCGCGGGCCCGAGCTGGACGCCCTGGGCCGCCCCAAGGAGTTCTACGGGCGCCGGGTGCACGACACCTGCTACCGCCGCCCCTACTACGACGCCGGACTCTTCGTGGACGCCTGGGACGACGAGGGCGCGCGCAAGGGCTACTGCCTGTTCCGCATGGGCTGCCGGGGTCCGGTGACCTACAACGCGTGCTCGGTGACCAGGTGGAACGGGGGCGTCAGCTACCCGATCCAGTCCGGCCACGGCTGCATCGGCTGCTCGGAGAACGGGTTCTGGGACAACGGCCCCTTCTACCGGCACCTGCCCAGCACGCCGGGCTTCGGCATCGAATCCACCGCCGACACCATCGGCCTGGGGCTGGGCATCGGAGTCGCGGTGGGGGTCGCGGCCCACGCCGTCACCACCAACATCCGGAAGCGCCCCCTCATCGCCGAGACGGTGAAGGAATCCTCTCCCGCGGGCCAGACTGAAGACGAAGGGGCCAAGTGA
- a CDS encoding UbiD family decarboxylase: MSPIETAVTVHDLRSAIELLEQHEGQLHQTDVEVDPIAELSGVYRYIGAGGTVMRPTKLGPAMLFNNIKGFPGSRVSIGMLADRRRVALLLGTTVEKVGSILCDALNAPIVPKVVKAGSAVCQEVVHKASEPGFDIRTLIPAPTNTPEDAGPFITMGLCYGKDPENGQEDVTIHRLCIQGKDEISMMFVPGRHLDAFRIKAEKAGQPQPISISIGLDPAVYVAACFEAPSTPLGFNELGIAGALRGKAVEVVECLTVDAKAIAHAEIVIEGFLQPDVRVVEDQNSHTGKAMPEFPGYNGPAHPSLPVIKVTAVTHRVNPIMQTTIGPSEEHVNLAGIPTEASIKMMVGKALPGFLQNVYAHPSGGGKYLAILQVKKAVPFDEGRQRQAALLAFSSFSELKHVILVDEDVDPFDTNDVLWAMTTRFQADADVIAIPGVRCHPLDPSQTPEMSPSIRGKGITTKAIFDCTVPFELKARFQRAQFMEVDYKRFL, translated from the coding sequence ATGTCGCCAATAGAAACCGCCGTCACCGTCCACGATCTCCGCTCGGCCATCGAGCTCCTGGAGCAGCACGAGGGGCAGCTGCACCAGACCGACGTGGAAGTGGACCCCATCGCCGAGCTCTCCGGCGTCTACCGCTACATCGGCGCGGGCGGCACCGTCATGCGCCCCACCAAGCTCGGCCCCGCGATGCTCTTCAACAACATCAAGGGCTTTCCCGGCTCCCGCGTCTCCATCGGCATGCTCGCCGACCGCAGGCGCGTGGCCCTGCTCCTGGGCACGACCGTGGAGAAGGTGGGTTCCATCCTCTGCGACGCGCTCAACGCCCCCATCGTTCCCAAGGTCGTCAAGGCCGGCAGCGCCGTGTGCCAGGAAGTGGTCCACAAGGCCTCCGAACCCGGCTTCGACATCCGGACCCTCATCCCCGCCCCCACCAATACCCCCGAGGACGCCGGCCCCTTCATCACCATGGGCCTGTGCTACGGCAAGGATCCCGAGAACGGCCAGGAGGACGTGACCATCCACCGCCTCTGCATCCAGGGCAAGGACGAGATCTCCATGATGTTCGTCCCCGGCCGCCACCTGGACGCCTTCCGCATCAAGGCCGAGAAGGCCGGCCAGCCCCAGCCCATCTCCATCAGCATCGGCCTGGACCCCGCGGTGTACGTCGCCGCGTGCTTCGAGGCCCCCTCCACGCCCCTGGGCTTCAACGAGCTGGGCATCGCCGGCGCGCTGCGGGGCAAGGCCGTGGAAGTGGTCGAGTGCCTCACGGTGGACGCCAAGGCCATCGCCCACGCCGAGATCGTCATCGAGGGCTTCCTCCAGCCCGACGTGCGCGTCGTGGAGGACCAGAACAGCCACACCGGCAAGGCGATGCCCGAGTTCCCCGGCTACAACGGCCCCGCGCACCCGAGCCTGCCCGTCATCAAGGTCACGGCCGTCACCCACCGCGTCAATCCCATCATGCAGACCACCATCGGTCCCTCCGAGGAGCACGTGAACCTCGCGGGCATCCCCACCGAGGCCTCCATCAAGATGATGGTCGGCAAGGCCCTTCCCGGCTTCCTGCAGAACGTCTACGCGCACCCCTCGGGCGGCGGCAAGTACCTCGCCATCCTCCAGGTGAAGAAGGCCGTGCCCTTCGACGAGGGCCGCCAGCGCCAGGCCGCGCTCCTGGCCTTCTCGTCCTTCTCCGAGCTCAAGCACGTGATCCTCGTGGACGAGGACGTGGACCCCTTCGACACCAACGACGTGCTGTGGGCCATGACCACCCGCTTCCAGGCCGATGCCGACGTCATCGCCATCCCCGGCGTGCGCTGCCACCCCCTGGACCCCTCCCAGACCCCCGAGATGAGCCCCTCCATCCGCGGCAAGGGCATCACCACCAAGGCCATCTTCGACTGCACCGTCCCCTTCGAGCTCAAGGCGAGGTTCCAGCGCGCCCAGTTCATGGAAGTCGACTACAAGCGCTTCCTCTAG
- a CDS encoding hydrogenase maturation protease — protein MTPDRILVLGIGNTLLGDEGAGVHVVRRLMEAPAPPGVEFLDGGTGSLVLLEPMQDARRIILVDATADGEPPGTLRRLAPKFASDFPPSLAAHDIGLKDLLDSFYLMDLGEPDVVLFTLSIALPQDMTVDLSPALAEAVPGAAAAVLAELAT, from the coding sequence GTGACGCCTGACCGGATCCTGGTGCTGGGCATCGGCAACACGCTCCTCGGCGACGAGGGGGCCGGGGTCCACGTGGTGCGCAGGCTCATGGAGGCCCCCGCCCCGCCCGGCGTCGAGTTCCTGGACGGGGGAACCGGCAGCCTGGTGCTGCTCGAGCCCATGCAGGACGCGCGCCGCATCATCCTCGTCGACGCCACCGCCGACGGCGAGCCCCCCGGCACCCTGCGGCGCCTGGCCCCGAAGTTCGCCAGCGACTTCCCCCCCAGCCTGGCCGCGCACGACATCGGCCTGAAGGACCTGCTGGACAGCTTCTACCTCATGGACCTGGGGGAGCCCGACGTGGTGCTCTTCACCCTCAGCATCGCCCTGCCCCAGGACATGACCGTGGACCTGAGCCCCGCCCTGGCGGAGGCCGTGCCCGGGGCGGCGGCGGCGGTGCTGGCCGAACTCGCTACCTAG
- a CDS encoding DUF554 domain-containing protein, producing MIGPFVNGASVVLGSLTGASMGNKISENLRTKMPLVFGVSSMGLGIAMIVKVKFLPAVILALLVGTAIGELLHLEDYIMKLASKTRGFIDKFAKPAEGITHEEFLGKFVAILVLFCASGTGIFGAMNEGMTGDTSLLMVKSFLDLFTAAIFATALGYSVATLAIPQFVIQGSLFLLATKILPMTTPFMIADFSACGGLIMVATGFRIAGIKPFSVANMLPALFIAMPISALWVRFMVH from the coding sequence ATGATCGGTCCTTTCGTCAACGGCGCGTCCGTGGTCCTCGGCAGCCTCACCGGCGCCTCCATGGGCAACAAGATCAGCGAGAACCTGCGCACCAAGATGCCCCTGGTCTTCGGGGTGTCCTCCATGGGCCTGGGCATCGCCATGATCGTCAAGGTCAAGTTCCTCCCCGCGGTGATCCTAGCCCTCCTGGTGGGCACCGCCATCGGCGAGCTCCTCCACCTGGAGGACTACATCATGAAGCTCGCCAGCAAGACCCGCGGCTTCATCGACAAGTTCGCCAAGCCCGCCGAGGGCATCACCCACGAGGAGTTCCTCGGCAAGTTCGTGGCCATCCTGGTGCTCTTCTGCGCCAGCGGCACCGGCATCTTCGGGGCCATGAACGAGGGCATGACCGGGGACACCTCCCTGCTCATGGTGAAGTCCTTCCTGGACCTCTTCACCGCGGCCATCTTCGCCACGGCCCTGGGCTATTCCGTGGCCACCCTGGCGATCCCGCAGTTCGTCATCCAGGGCAGCCTCTTCCTGCTCGCCACCAAGATCCTGCCCATGACCACGCCCTTCATGATCGCGGACTTCTCCGCCTGCGGCGGCCTCATCATGGTCGCCACGGGCTTCCGCATCGCGGGCATCAAGCCCTTCTCGGTGGCGAACATGCTCCCGGCGCTCTTCATCGCCATGCCCATCAGCGCCCTGTGGGTGCGGTTCATGGTGCACTAG
- a CDS encoding nickel-dependent hydrogenase large subunit, producing MSKRIVIDPVTRIEGHLRIEAVVENGVVKDAFSAGTMVRGIEKILKGRDPRDAWAFTERVCGVCTTVHALASCRSVEDALGIEVPRNAELVRNLMFCAQFVQDHVVHFYHLHALDWVDVVSMLKADPVAASKIAQSLSAWPRSNPGHFAAVQTRLKKYVESGQLGIFANGYWGHKAYKLPPEVNLIAVSHYLDALEWQKEIVKIHAIFGGKNPHPNYLVGGVPCSFNIDEVNAINTERLNHVASLIKDAITFVEQVYVPDLLAIAGFYKDWAAIGGGLENYLAYGDLPTRGIRDVGSYLLPRGAILGRNLNEVHEVNGKDEKEIREYISHSWYKYGGGDEVGLHPFRGETEFNYTGPKPPYDQLNVEGKYSWLKTPRWKEHPMEVGPLARMLVAYAKGNTDVKELVGVVLGKLDVPVTALFSTLGRTAARGVETQIVAHWMKGFFDELVANIRNGEVRTHTRYHWDPDTWPAAAEGVGLTEAPRGALAHWISIKDKAIDNYQLVVPSTWNASPRDTKGQRSSYEASLIGTPVANVDQPVEILRTIHSFDPCLACAVHLYDPSGKQIHQVQFN from the coding sequence ATGAGCAAGCGCATCGTCATCGATCCTGTCACCCGCATCGAGGGCCATCTCCGCATCGAGGCGGTGGTGGAGAACGGCGTCGTCAAGGACGCCTTCAGCGCCGGCACCATGGTCCGGGGCATCGAGAAGATCCTCAAGGGCCGCGATCCCCGCGACGCCTGGGCCTTCACCGAGCGGGTCTGCGGCGTATGCACCACGGTCCACGCCCTGGCCAGCTGCCGGAGCGTCGAGGACGCCCTGGGCATCGAGGTTCCCAGGAACGCCGAGCTGGTGCGCAACCTCATGTTCTGCGCCCAGTTCGTCCAGGACCACGTGGTCCACTTCTACCACCTGCACGCACTGGACTGGGTGGACGTGGTGAGCATGCTCAAGGCCGATCCCGTCGCGGCCTCGAAGATCGCCCAGTCCCTGTCCGCCTGGCCCAGGTCCAACCCCGGCCACTTCGCCGCGGTGCAGACGCGCCTGAAGAAGTACGTGGAGAGCGGCCAGCTGGGGATCTTCGCCAACGGCTACTGGGGCCACAAGGCCTACAAGCTCCCGCCGGAAGTGAACCTCATCGCCGTGTCCCACTACCTGGACGCCCTCGAATGGCAGAAGGAGATCGTCAAGATCCACGCCATCTTCGGCGGCAAGAACCCCCACCCCAACTACCTGGTGGGCGGCGTCCCCTGCTCGTTCAACATCGACGAGGTCAACGCCATCAACACCGAACGCCTCAATCACGTGGCCAGCCTCATCAAGGACGCCATCACCTTCGTGGAACAGGTGTACGTGCCCGACCTCCTGGCCATCGCCGGCTTCTACAAGGACTGGGCCGCCATCGGCGGAGGGCTGGAGAACTACCTGGCCTACGGCGACCTGCCCACCCGGGGCATCCGGGACGTGGGCTCCTACCTGCTGCCCCGCGGCGCCATCCTGGGCCGCAACCTCAACGAGGTCCATGAGGTCAACGGCAAGGACGAGAAGGAGATCAGGGAATACATCTCCCACTCCTGGTACAAGTACGGCGGCGGCGACGAGGTCGGCCTGCATCCCTTCAGGGGCGAGACCGAGTTCAACTACACCGGGCCCAAGCCGCCCTACGACCAGCTCAACGTCGAAGGGAAGTACTCCTGGCTGAAGACCCCGCGGTGGAAGGAGCACCCCATGGAAGTGGGTCCCCTGGCCCGCATGCTGGTGGCCTACGCCAAGGGGAACACGGACGTGAAGGAGCTGGTGGGCGTCGTGCTCGGCAAGCTCGACGTGCCCGTCACCGCCCTCTTCTCCACCCTGGGCCGCACCGCGGCGCGGGGCGTGGAGACCCAGATCGTGGCCCACTGGATGAAGGGCTTCTTCGACGAGCTGGTGGCCAACATCAGGAACGGCGAGGTGCGAACCCACACCCGCTACCACTGGGATCCCGACACCTGGCCCGCCGCGGCCGAGGGCGTCGGCCTCACCGAGGCGCCCCGCGGCGCCCTGGCCCACTGGATCAGCATCAAGGACAAGGCCATCGACAACTACCAGCTGGTCGTTCCCAGCACCTGGAACGCCTCCCCCCGCGACACCAAGGGGCAGCGGTCCTCCTACGAGGCCTCCCTCATCGGGACGCCCGTGGCCAACGTGGACCAGCCGGTGGAGATCCTCCGGACGATCCATTCCTTCGATCCCTGCCTGGCCTGCGCCGTGCACCTTTACGACCCCAGCGGCAAGCAGATCCACCAGGTGCAGTTCAACTGA
- a CDS encoding ATP-binding protein, producing MIPRLESLKERLLPDRTLGLEQRFFQGLCLLAALVSIFVVIPLDLFQDLGPWVDAVSLCFGVVSLAIYWEARQGRYLKKTMLFSYVACLDLLWFPNGGSQGSVGLHFFEAGLGLVLFFRGRFRYAGIALLVANVTALLLAERAWPDLAYPFRWPSGRLLDLTTGYAISLLVCSLMLGYVLGGLDREQARLRQALEDSRRAEAELAESRARLFQAQKMESLGSLAGGIAHDMNNVLGAILGLASVYEHRALPGSDQARDMGTIRLACERGGSMVKGLLGFARKGVPEERDVDLNALAREQIALLERTTLRRVILETDLGDGIRQVRGDPAALGLALMNICLNAVDAMPGGGSLLIRTFNGPEGTVILEVADTGTGMPPDVLARAMDPFFTTKPQGQGTGLGLSIAFATLAAHKGSLDIQSRPGRGTQVRLRLPGLETALPGAPAAGALGPSRRPLKVLVVDDDELVRESLEALLEALGHACALAEGGEAALATLEAGLRPDVVLLDMNMPGLDGGATLPRLRLIEPDVPVLLVTGRVDQNALDLVASHTGVSLLGKPFGIRDLQAHLDARTAG from the coding sequence ATGATCCCCCGCCTCGAGTCCCTCAAAGAGCGCCTGCTCCCGGACCGCACCCTGGGCCTTGAGCAGCGCTTCTTCCAGGGGCTCTGCCTCCTCGCGGCCCTGGTCTCGATCTTCGTGGTCATCCCCCTGGACCTCTTCCAGGACCTCGGTCCGTGGGTGGACGCGGTGAGCCTGTGCTTCGGCGTGGTGTCCCTGGCCATCTACTGGGAGGCGCGGCAGGGCCGCTACCTGAAGAAGACCATGCTGTTCTCCTACGTGGCGTGCCTCGACCTGCTGTGGTTCCCCAACGGCGGCTCCCAGGGCAGCGTCGGGCTCCATTTCTTCGAGGCCGGGCTGGGACTGGTCCTGTTCTTCAGGGGGCGTTTCCGGTATGCCGGCATCGCCCTGCTGGTGGCCAACGTCACGGCCCTGCTCCTGGCGGAGCGGGCCTGGCCGGACCTGGCCTACCCCTTCCGCTGGCCTTCCGGACGGCTCCTGGACCTCACCACGGGCTATGCCATCTCCCTCCTCGTGTGCTCCCTGATGCTCGGGTACGTCCTGGGCGGGCTGGACCGGGAGCAGGCGAGGCTGCGCCAGGCCCTGGAGGACAGCCGGAGGGCCGAGGCGGAACTGGCGGAGTCCCGGGCCCGGCTGTTCCAGGCGCAGAAGATGGAGAGCCTCGGCAGCCTCGCGGGAGGCATCGCCCACGACATGAACAACGTCCTGGGCGCGATCCTGGGCCTGGCCTCGGTGTACGAGCACAGGGCGCTGCCGGGCTCGGACCAGGCGCGGGACATGGGGACGATCCGCCTCGCCTGCGAACGCGGCGGAAGCATGGTCAAGGGCCTCCTGGGGTTCGCCCGGAAGGGCGTGCCGGAGGAGCGGGACGTGGACCTGAACGCCCTGGCCCGGGAGCAGATCGCACTGCTGGAGAGGACCACCCTCCGGCGGGTGATCCTCGAGACCGATCTGGGCGACGGCATCCGCCAGGTCCGGGGGGACCCGGCGGCCCTGGGGCTGGCCCTGATGAACATCTGCCTCAACGCCGTGGACGCCATGCCCGGCGGGGGTTCCCTGCTGATCCGCACCTTCAACGGCCCGGAGGGGACCGTGATCCTCGAAGTGGCCGACACGGGGACCGGGATGCCTCCGGACGTCCTGGCGCGGGCCATGGATCCCTTCTTCACAACCAAGCCCCAAGGGCAGGGCACGGGGCTGGGCCTTTCCATCGCCTTCGCGACCCTCGCGGCCCACAAGGGGAGCCTGGACATCCAGAGCCGGCCGGGACGAGGCACCCAGGTGCGCCTGCGCCTTCCGGGCCTGGAGACCGCCCTCCCCGGAGCGCCGGCGGCAGGGGCCCTCGGGCCCTCCCGGCGGCCCCTGAAGGTGCTCGTGGTGGACGACGACGAGCTGGTGCGGGAGTCCCTGGAGGCGCTCCTTGAGGCCCTGGGCCACGCCTGCGCCCTCGCGGAAGGGGGCGAGGCGGCCCTTGCCACGCTCGAAGCCGGCCTGCGCCCGGACGTGGTGCTCCTGGACATGAACATGCCCGGACTGGACGGGGGGGCCACCCTGCCGCGTCTCCGCCTCATCGAGCCGGACGTCCCGGTCCTCCTGGTCACGGGGAGGGTGGACCAGAACGCCCTGGACCTGGTGGCCTCCCACACCGGCGTCTCGCTGCTGGGCAAGCCCTTCGGCATCCGGGACCTCCAGGCGCACCTGGACGCGCGCACCGCCGGATAG
- a CDS encoding UbiX family flavin prenyltransferase, with protein sequence MTGPKRLVVGISGASCANLAIRLLHAMREQDGWETDLVTTDGARRTLEHELHLPQRELEALATRTHDVRNIGATIASGTYRTEGMVVIPCSMKTVAGIAHGYSENLLLRAADVTLKERRKLVLMARETPLSVIHLKNMLELAKMGVVIMPPVLTSYHGPASVEDMEDHLVGKVMAEFGMEYAHFRRWKG encoded by the coding sequence ATGACCGGTCCCAAGCGCCTCGTGGTGGGCATCAGCGGCGCCAGCTGCGCGAACCTGGCCATCCGGCTCCTGCACGCGATGCGGGAGCAGGATGGCTGGGAGACCGACCTGGTCACCACCGACGGCGCCCGCCGCACCCTGGAGCACGAGCTCCACCTGCCCCAGAGGGAGCTGGAGGCGCTGGCCACCCGCACCCACGACGTGAGGAACATCGGCGCCACCATCGCCAGCGGCACCTACCGCACCGAAGGCATGGTGGTCATCCCCTGCAGCATGAAGACGGTGGCCGGCATCGCCCACGGCTATTCCGAGAACCTCCTCCTGCGCGCCGCCGACGTGACCCTCAAGGAGCGCCGCAAGCTGGTTCTCATGGCCCGGGAGACGCCTCTCAGCGTCATCCACCTGAAGAACATGCTCGAACTGGCGAAGATGGGCGTCGTGATCATGCCGCCCGTCCTCACCTCCTACCACGGTCCCGCGTCCGTTGAGGACATGGAGGACCACCTGGTGGGCAAGGTGATGGCGGAGTTCGGCATGGAATACGCCCATTTCCGGAGATGGAAGGGCTGA
- a CDS encoding GNAT family N-acetyltransferase: MLTLRPAAPGDIPLILAYVRELALYEKAPEKAVATDADMRGAIFGEHPYAWVILAEWEGRPAGFALWFYNFSTWEGKPSLYLEDLFVRPEFRGHGIGKALLKRLAAIALEKGCTRYMWAVLDWNQPSIDFYERQGAKVMREWLHCRVEGEALERLARE, translated from the coding sequence ATGCTCACCCTGCGTCCCGCCGCCCCCGGGGACATCCCCCTCATCCTCGCCTACGTGCGGGAGCTGGCCCTGTACGAGAAGGCCCCCGAGAAGGCCGTGGCCACGGATGCCGACATGCGCGGGGCGATCTTCGGGGAGCACCCCTACGCCTGGGTGATCCTGGCCGAGTGGGAGGGCCGCCCCGCCGGCTTCGCCCTGTGGTTCTACAACTTCAGCACCTGGGAGGGGAAGCCTTCGCTCTACCTGGAGGACCTCTTCGTGAGGCCCGAGTTCCGTGGCCACGGGATCGGCAAGGCCCTCCTGAAGCGCCTCGCCGCCATCGCCCTCGAGAAGGGCTGCACGCGCTACATGTGGGCCGTCCTGGACTGGAACCAGCCCTCCATCGACTTCTACGAGCGCCAGGGAGCCAAGGTGATGCGGGAATGGCTGCACTGCCGGGTCGAGGGCGAGGCACTGGAAAGACTGGCCAGGGAATAG
- a CDS encoding sulfite exporter TauE/SafE family protein, giving the protein MTHLWRELTVLAAAFAAGTINSIAGGGTLISFPALLGIGLTGQQANVTSTLALWPGSIGGFVGHREDLKGTRRFALRLVPPSLGGAALGAWLMLATPAKTFDLLIPWLILTATLLMAANDSISKALGHVHGGERSRTWWMGAIFFQFLVGIYGGFFGAGIGILMLAALSLLGLTDIHQMNGLKNFLALSINGVAILLFLGAEVFFHGRNVVWGTAGLMAIAAMGGGFFGSHMAHRVGRKTVRAIVVGVGFILTAWYFYKIHGI; this is encoded by the coding sequence ATGACCCATCTCTGGCGTGAACTTACCGTTCTGGCCGCGGCCTTCGCCGCGGGCACCATCAATTCCATCGCGGGAGGAGGCACGCTCATCTCCTTCCCCGCCCTGCTGGGCATCGGCCTCACGGGGCAGCAGGCCAACGTCACCAGCACCCTGGCCCTGTGGCCCGGGTCCATCGGCGGGTTCGTGGGCCACCGGGAGGACCTGAAGGGGACCCGGCGCTTCGCCCTGCGCCTGGTGCCCCCGTCGCTGGGCGGCGCCGCGCTGGGCGCGTGGCTCATGCTGGCGACCCCCGCCAAGACCTTCGACCTGCTCATCCCCTGGCTGATCCTCACCGCCACCCTCCTGATGGCCGCCAACGACTCCATCTCCAAGGCCCTCGGGCACGTGCACGGCGGCGAGCGGAGCCGGACCTGGTGGATGGGCGCCATCTTCTTCCAGTTCCTGGTGGGCATCTACGGGGGCTTCTTCGGCGCGGGCATCGGCATCCTCATGCTCGCGGCCCTGAGCCTGCTGGGCCTCACGGACATCCACCAGATGAACGGCCTCAAGAACTTCCTGGCCCTGTCCATCAACGGCGTGGCCATCCTGCTGTTCCTGGGCGCGGAAGTCTTCTTCCACGGCCGCAACGTGGTGTGGGGCACCGCCGGCCTCATGGCGATCGCGGCCATGGGCGGAGGGTTCTTCGGATCCCACATGGCCCACCGGGTGGGGCGGAAGACCGTGCGCGCCATCGTCGTGGGGGTGGGGTTCATCCTGACGGCATGGTACTTCTACAAGATCCACGGCATTTGA
- the cybH gene encoding Ni/Fe-hydrogenase, b-type cytochrome subunit, which translates to MHATNATYKRVYVWELPVRAFHWINGFAVTALAVTGYFIGNPIHVGFAQEASGQYWFGTLRFVHFAAGYVFLINFLARIYWGFVGNRYADWRQFIPTSRKNLDEIVDVLKVDVFQTKLKGPVHVGHNRLAGTIYFATFFAFLFQVATGFGLYAPMSRSIVGKAFAWVVPFMGGDQNTRQWHHAMLWFYVLFTLVHVYLVFYHDYIEGRGTTSSMVGGWKFEKDNRDA; encoded by the coding sequence ATGCACGCCACCAACGCCACCTACAAGCGGGTGTACGTGTGGGAGCTGCCCGTGAGGGCCTTCCACTGGATCAACGGTTTCGCCGTGACGGCCCTGGCCGTCACGGGCTACTTCATCGGCAACCCCATCCACGTGGGGTTCGCCCAGGAGGCCTCGGGCCAGTACTGGTTCGGCACCCTGCGCTTCGTGCACTTCGCCGCCGGCTACGTCTTCCTCATCAACTTCCTGGCCCGCATCTACTGGGGCTTCGTGGGCAACCGGTACGCCGACTGGCGGCAGTTCATCCCCACCTCCAGGAAGAACCTCGACGAGATCGTGGACGTGCTCAAGGTGGACGTCTTCCAGACCAAGCTCAAGGGGCCCGTCCACGTGGGGCACAACCGCCTGGCGGGGACCATCTACTTCGCCACCTTCTTCGCCTTCCTGTTCCAGGTGGCCACGGGGTTCGGGCTGTATGCCCCCATGAGCCGCTCCATCGTCGGAAAGGCCTTCGCCTGGGTCGTGCCCTTCATGGGCGGCGACCAGAACACGCGCCAGTGGCACCACGCCATGCTCTGGTTCTACGTGCTCTTCACCCTGGTGCACGTGTACCTGGTCTTCTACCACGACTACATCGAGGGGCGGGGCACCACCTCCTCCATGGTGGGCGGCTGGAAGTTCGAGAAGGACAACCGTGACGCCTGA
- a CDS encoding thioredoxin family protein: protein MPLLPAVLVALAASPLLHAQARPAQELLKEAQAAAAGRTVLVAFHASWCGWCRRLEAVLARPAVKAVMDRHFVTQWLTIQERGPKKELDNPGAAELYATWTGGVKTGIPFYLVLDGKGAPRSTSIRPIAGGPAENIGYPGSPAEIQAFVSLLKDGAPGLTQAEMEILAAELDAAKPVK from the coding sequence ATGCCCCTGCTCCCAGCCGTTCTCGTGGCCCTGGCGGCCAGCCCCCTCCTCCACGCGCAGGCCCGCCCCGCCCAGGAGCTCCTCAAGGAGGCCCAGGCCGCGGCCGCGGGCCGGACGGTCCTGGTGGCCTTCCACGCCTCCTGGTGCGGCTGGTGCCGGCGCCTGGAGGCCGTACTGGCCCGCCCCGCGGTGAAGGCGGTCATGGACCGCCACTTCGTCACCCAGTGGCTGACCATCCAGGAGCGGGGACCGAAGAAGGAGCTGGACAACCCCGGCGCCGCCGAGCTGTACGCCACCTGGACCGGCGGCGTGAAGACCGGGATCCCCTTCTACCTGGTGCTGGACGGCAAGGGCGCGCCGCGCTCCACCTCCATCCGCCCCATCGCCGGCGGCCCCGCCGAGAACATCGGCTATCCCGGCAGCCCCGCGGAGATCCAGGCCTTCGTCTCGCTGCTCAAGGACGGCGCCCCCGGCCTGACCCAGGCCGAGATGGAGATCCTCGCGGCCGAACTGGACGCCGCGAAGCCGGTGAAGTGA